In the Candidatus Binatia bacterium genome, one interval contains:
- the hemW gene encoding radical SAM family heme chaperone HemW: MRLTEAPELTSGQAALQPARNSLPSSVGVYVHIPYCVSKCPYCDFNSVAVYRWPEDDYVNALIHEIEFYSQSDWFAGHEVTSVYFGGGTPSLFSARSLERILLTITRSWRCQSDIEVTVEANPGTVNSAKLRSFREIGINRLSLGVQSFNETHLRLLGRVHNTEEALRAVEGAFVAGFENINIDLIYALPGQSLSQWEEDLRTACALGPTHLSAYNLTYEDGTLFYALREQGRLVPLDEDIEAAMFLLGEELLHEHGYTRYEISNYAQSGFVCRHNLKYWSSEPYVGVGAGAHGFSPVGGNLGWGVRWANERSPRRYMEQVHDQGHARVSLESLDYRRAAGEFMFLALRRADGVDARAFSRRFRANAEALFPVVSTLLEQGLLETTASGWRLSPRGTLLADSVFAEFC, translated from the coding sequence GTGAGGTTGACCGAAGCTCCGGAACTGACGAGTGGCCAAGCGGCTCTTCAGCCGGCCCGCAACTCCTTGCCATCTAGCGTCGGTGTATACGTCCACATTCCCTACTGCGTGTCGAAGTGCCCGTACTGCGATTTCAACAGTGTGGCCGTGTATCGCTGGCCGGAAGACGACTACGTCAACGCTCTGATCCACGAAATTGAATTCTACAGCCAAAGCGACTGGTTCGCCGGTCACGAGGTGACTAGCGTTTACTTCGGTGGCGGTACGCCCTCCCTTTTCTCTGCGCGCTCGCTTGAACGGATCTTGCTTACGATCACCCGCTCATGGCGCTGCCAATCCGATATCGAGGTCACCGTGGAGGCCAACCCAGGGACGGTGAACAGTGCAAAGCTGCGCTCTTTTCGGGAGATCGGGATCAATCGCCTGAGCTTAGGCGTGCAATCGTTCAATGAGACACACCTGAGGCTTCTCGGTCGGGTGCATAACACCGAAGAAGCACTGCGTGCCGTCGAGGGCGCCTTTGTTGCCGGATTCGAAAATATCAACATCGATCTCATCTATGCGTTACCAGGCCAAAGTTTGTCGCAGTGGGAGGAGGACCTGCGCACGGCTTGCGCGCTCGGGCCAACCCATCTGTCCGCCTACAATCTTACTTACGAGGACGGCACTCTGTTCTACGCGCTGCGCGAACAAGGCCGTCTTGTCCCGCTTGACGAGGACATCGAAGCCGCGATGTTTCTTCTGGGTGAGGAGCTGCTTCACGAGCACGGATACACCCGTTACGAAATCTCCAACTATGCGCAGTCTGGTTTCGTTTGCCGTCATAACTTGAAGTACTGGAGCTCGGAACCTTACGTCGGCGTTGGGGCGGGCGCCCACGGTTTCTCACCCGTGGGGGGCAATCTTGGATGGGGGGTTCGCTGGGCCAACGAACGGAGCCCGCGACGTTACATGGAGCAGGTTCACGACCAGGGCCACGCCCGGGTCTCGCTCGAGTCACTCGATTACCGCCGCGCTGCGGGCGAGTTTATGTTTCTTGCCTTGCGTCGCGCTGACGGGGTAGACGCTCGGGCGTTCTCTCGCCGATTTCGGGCAAACGCCGAAGCGTTGTTCCCAGTCGTCAGTACTCTGTTGGAGCAGGGCCTCCTAGAAACCACTGCATCCGGGTGGCGGTTGTCTCCCCGGGGCACCTTGCTTGCTGACTCTGTTTTTGCCGAGTTCTGCTGA
- the lexA gene encoding transcriptional repressor LexA, translating to MGITKRQKEIYDFVCAFLERNGYAPTIGEICAEFGLSSVATVHKHLTNLERRGWIRRRSNLSRSIEPVRRGTQAGAIELPLLGYVAAGAPIEALEQEGTFAVPESFVRRPNCFVLRVKGDSMIDDGILDGDYIIVEERASANNGETVVALVRGEATVKRFHAEPDGKIRLVPAHPTMPPIEARPEDVLIRGIVIAVLRRYA from the coding sequence ATGGGAATTACGAAAAGACAAAAGGAGATTTACGACTTCGTTTGTGCGTTTCTGGAACGCAACGGATACGCACCAACAATCGGTGAAATCTGTGCCGAGTTTGGGCTTTCCTCAGTTGCCACCGTGCACAAGCACCTTACAAATCTCGAACGTCGTGGTTGGATCCGGCGTCGGTCCAACTTAAGTCGATCAATCGAGCCGGTTCGCCGCGGAACCCAGGCTGGCGCAATCGAATTACCGCTCCTGGGATACGTCGCCGCGGGAGCACCAATCGAAGCCTTAGAGCAAGAGGGGACGTTTGCCGTTCCCGAATCTTTCGTACGCCGGCCCAACTGCTTTGTGCTCCGGGTTAAAGGCGACTCGATGATCGACGATGGGATTCTGGACGGGGACTATATCATCGTCGAGGAGCGGGCGAGCGCGAATAACGGTGAGACGGTTGTGGCTCTGGTCCGCGGGGAGGCCACCGTCAAACGGTTTCACGCGGAACCCGACGGAAAGATACGGCTCGTCCCTGCTCATCCAACCATGCCGCCGATCGAGGCGAGGCCCGAAGATGTACTGATCCGGGGCATCGTAATTGCCGTGCTACGTAGGTACGCGTGA
- a CDS encoding sigma-54 dependent transcriptional regulator has translation MHTPNAKKEGEGIARGQGEFIHPRIAHWVQCLTAALGTGQDPLRTLAQLVCKWNAAERPDEEELEIVRSIARVCQEPPLRLSWIGFYIQEGENFRAVELPRSEGEPLLPPLPYSRFVQGLADADLLMERFDCAPWLPLHLFLDPSENREEFCQIRLLPLLVLGRMVGLVCLLAPEARRCVEDNLVVHLMIACAPLSLWWALRGPGIGGDREETNSSQWSASRLDRKDVSSRGSLKPLVFPELVGESSSFLHALALAQRWAAGRAPILITGETGTGKELLARAIHALSPRRGGPWVAVNCPAIPRELAESELFGHEKGAFTGATEARPGRFERADGGVLFLDEVGDLPATIQAKLLRVLQEGEIERVGSARAKKVDVRVIAATNRDLNEAVRLGDFRRDLYHRLAALPIHLPPLRERIGDIDLLAWHFLQKSCDRYGKRIDGMAPGVLEKLKAYDWPGNVRELEYVIERAVLLAGGPFLQVEHLADLEAGQGLVGLSLNAQLRVEKLKRVEATLRQTQGNCAEAARLLGMSRGNFARLLKCLRIDPRRFRLE, from the coding sequence ATGCACACGCCAAATGCGAAGAAGGAAGGTGAAGGAATCGCGAGGGGACAGGGTGAGTTCATCCATCCGCGCATTGCCCATTGGGTGCAGTGCCTTACTGCGGCTCTCGGTACGGGGCAGGATCCTCTTCGAACCTTGGCCCAATTGGTTTGCAAGTGGAACGCCGCCGAACGCCCCGATGAGGAAGAGCTGGAGATCGTTCGCAGTATTGCCCGTGTCTGTCAAGAACCTCCGCTACGCCTGAGCTGGATCGGGTTTTACATCCAAGAGGGCGAGAACTTCCGCGCCGTTGAGCTGCCCCGGTCCGAGGGAGAGCCTTTGCTGCCTCCACTTCCCTATTCAAGGTTTGTGCAGGGGCTGGCTGATGCTGACTTGTTGATGGAGCGGTTTGACTGTGCTCCCTGGCTACCGTTGCACTTGTTTTTGGATCCGAGCGAGAACCGAGAGGAGTTCTGTCAGATACGGCTGCTTCCTTTGTTGGTTTTGGGCAGGATGGTTGGCCTCGTTTGCTTGCTCGCACCGGAAGCGCGCCGTTGTGTGGAGGACAATCTGGTTGTCCACCTGATGATTGCCTGTGCGCCGCTGAGTTTGTGGTGGGCGTTGCGAGGACCCGGAATTGGTGGTGATCGAGAGGAGACGAACTCCTCGCAGTGGAGCGCTTCTCGGTTAGATCGTAAGGATGTTTCCAGTCGGGGTTCACTAAAACCACTGGTGTTTCCGGAGCTGGTAGGCGAAAGTTCGTCGTTTCTTCATGCGCTTGCTCTGGCCCAACGATGGGCGGCTGGCCGTGCCCCCATCTTGATCACGGGCGAGACCGGGACTGGGAAGGAGCTCCTCGCCCGGGCGATCCATGCGCTGAGCCCCCGCCGCGGTGGGCCGTGGGTGGCAGTGAATTGCCCGGCAATTCCGCGGGAGCTGGCCGAAAGCGAGTTGTTCGGTCACGAAAAGGGAGCATTCACGGGTGCTACCGAAGCACGACCGGGACGTTTCGAGCGGGCCGATGGCGGCGTGCTGTTTTTAGACGAGGTTGGAGACTTGCCCGCTACGATACAAGCAAAGCTTTTGCGCGTGCTTCAGGAGGGAGAGATCGAACGTGTTGGTTCGGCAAGGGCGAAGAAAGTGGACGTGCGGGTGATCGCCGCAACCAACCGAGACCTTAACGAGGCGGTGCGGCTTGGTGACTTCCGTCGAGACCTTTACCACCGGCTTGCGGCATTGCCCATCCACTTACCACCGTTGCGGGAGCGAATAGGAGATATCGACCTCCTCGCCTGGCATTTCCTCCAAAAGAGCTGTGATCGATATGGCAAACGGATTGATGGAATGGCGCCAGGAGTGCTCGAGAAGTTGAAGGCCTACGATTGGCCGGGAAATGTCAGAGAATTGGAATACGTGATCGAGCGAGCTGTGCTGTTGGCTGGGGGACCATTCCTTCAGGTCGAACACCTCGCGGACTTAGAGGCGGGGCAAGGTCTCGTGGGTCTCAGCCTCAACGCACAACTACGCGTGGAAAAACTCAAGCGGGTGGAAGCAACCCTACGCCAGACCCAAGGCAATTGCGCCGAAGCTGCAAGGCTCCTTGGGATGTCGCGCGGCAACTTCGCACGCTTGCTCAAGTGTCTCCGCATCGACCCCCGACGATTTCGCCTGGAATGA
- a CDS encoding cytochrome P450, translating into MPTTVELFGGTMMSPVPNPYPVYKRLRDEWPVALVDGIFGQHYLVTRYDDAMAVLRDAERFSSHANARGIGLVFGRTILEMDGIEHIRHRRLITPALTPRTLTSGALPTAIRAMAHELIDRFAARGEAELVEEFTFLFPIRVFTQQFLQLPEQDAKQFHHWALDLISIADDPPRAFEAANAIVNYLRPVLERRRREPGDDLISLLATARVDGEQLSDDEILSFCRLLVPAGAETTYRLLGSCLYALLTHSTVLEDVRAGRVSLDQVIEETLRWESPVQYVTRETTVDTELSGTVIPRKMLVSVALGSANRDERKYPDPDRFDPTRDTEGHLAFGFGRHYCAGSHLARLEARLALEVLLGRLPDLVHDRRFADKIVGLAFRSPDALHVKFRTEKMV; encoded by the coding sequence ATGCCGACTACAGTAGAGTTGTTCGGCGGCACGATGATGAGTCCCGTCCCTAACCCCTACCCCGTTTACAAGCGCCTGCGCGACGAATGGCCAGTTGCGTTGGTGGATGGGATCTTCGGTCAGCACTACCTGGTAACCCGCTACGATGACGCGATGGCGGTACTGCGTGACGCTGAGCGCTTTTCCTCCCACGCAAACGCTCGTGGGATTGGGTTGGTGTTTGGTCGCACCATCTTGGAGATGGATGGCATTGAGCACATCCGGCACCGGCGGCTGATCACTCCCGCTCTCACCCCGAGGACACTCACGAGCGGCGCCCTCCCTACGGCGATCCGAGCGATGGCGCACGAACTAATTGACCGTTTCGCTGCTCGCGGTGAGGCCGAGCTGGTGGAAGAGTTTACGTTCCTTTTCCCAATTCGGGTTTTTACTCAGCAGTTTCTGCAACTGCCTGAGCAGGACGCGAAACAGTTCCATCACTGGGCTTTGGATCTCATCAGTATCGCCGATGATCCTCCGCGCGCATTTGAGGCAGCCAACGCCATTGTGAACTACCTGCGGCCGGTGTTGGAGCGCCGACGGCGTGAGCCGGGGGATGATCTTATTAGTCTCTTGGCCACTGCGCGGGTCGATGGCGAGCAGCTTTCGGATGATGAGATCCTCAGTTTCTGCCGCTTGCTGGTCCCGGCTGGCGCAGAGACCACCTATCGGTTGTTAGGGAGCTGCTTATATGCGCTACTCACGCACTCCACCGTCCTCGAAGACGTGCGAGCCGGCCGCGTTTCCCTGGATCAAGTGATCGAGGAGACGTTGAGGTGGGAGTCACCGGTACAATATGTGACGAGAGAAACCACGGTAGACACTGAGCTTTCTGGCACCGTGATCCCGAGGAAAATGCTGGTGAGCGTTGCCTTAGGGTCCGCCAATCGTGACGAACGGAAGTACCCGGATCCCGACAGGTTTGACCCGACGCGCGACACGGAAGGGCATCTGGCGTTTGGTTTTGGGCGCCATTACTGCGCTGGTTCGCACCTGGCTCGTCTTGAAGCGCGCTTGGCTCTTGAGGTGCTATTAGGCCGATTGCCCGACCTCGTTCACGACAGAAGGTTTGCTGACAAAATTGTGGGACTAGCGTTCCGCTCGCCGGATGCATTGCATGTAAAATTTCGTACCGAAAAGATGGTC